Sequence from the Fusarium oxysporum Fo47 chromosome VI, complete sequence genome:
GAGGAAAGTCATCACAAAGACCCTAAGCGCATGTCGCACCGTTCTGGCATTATAATCGTCGCCACCTTTTGGCGGTTGCAGCGCCTTTTCAACACGGtttggcgttggtgttgcaCGGCGCAGTACGCGACTCCGCGAGAGAATGTATTTATGGAGTGCAGCATATTCGTGAGCTGAGATGGTATAGCGCAACGTGTTTCGGAGAACAGGGTCGTTTACAGCTCTTGAAGATCGCGAGCTTGAGGCGTCGcctgaagagatggagggtTCCATTGCGATCAAGGAGcggatgttgttgttgataaaAAGGATCGTGTTTGGTTCAATTTATGGCGTGTCTGCGGTTCCACGAGCTGAGCTCCAGCAGCGCATTCGAGCAGTAGCTCCCGAGAGAGGCATCAAGTAAATGAATAAACCAATTTATCTAAATCAAAAATGACCTGGACTTGGTTACACAGCTTCAGTGCTGAGGGTCCGGATCGAAGCTCTCACATCCAATCtgtttgttgatgaagtgaagtgaagtgaagtgaagtgaagtgacGAATGGTGGCAGGCACGGAAGGGATGAAATCACAAGAACTTGGAAATGAGCAAGACGACGTAAAGTGGAGAATTCGACCTCGGCTCTTGGTCTAAGCTGACCTTGGAGCCCACTATCTTTTGGCATTCACATATCGAGACCCTGCTAAGGCTATCCCAGTTAATTAAAGCAATGCTCAATTAGCGAATAGAGACACACGATATCGTTGCTTATGGGGTCGTCCAACAGGGGTTCCCCGCCCTCGGTAGCTAAGTTGCTCTTCTCCAGCCGGACATCACCATCACATGAAATTCATCAACACGTTCAACTTTCTGAACTACCCAAAGAGGCTTGACTCCCGATAACACGCCCACTATGCGCATGAAAAAGTCATATCGTCATAAGGTACTTCACATTGAGCGCATAAGTCAGTCTGGGGTATCAAACCAGTCGTAAAAAGGCTACCTAATGCTATCTCTCAAATGAGAGACATAACGACGCATACTCCATTTGATGCCGAAACTACCGTCCTTTTTAACTTCCAAAGTCACTATCATTCATCATAACCCCTTCATATCAGTCCAGTCAAGTCTGGTCCAGTTCCAGGCCATTGATGCCAGCCAGACCTAGGACAAGTGAGATTGAACCACCGGTCCTAGCAATATGGAATCATTAAATactttttgttttctttttccttcctGTGCCTCCCACCGAAGTTTCCATTCGTTAAAAACATTCCTCGCTTTAAAGCAACCAATGTTGACATGCCCCCAACGCCGTTCATCAACCAAAACTCTCCAAAGAGCATCATATCCTCTCCCTAGTAAGCAGGATCACGGACGCCACCTTTTCATCCCGAAATCAAAAGTACTAGCTTTTGTCGAGAGACTGAGAAATCAGCCTCAGCTTCGTTTGCCATGTTTCTGCATATCGCCCTCCCGATTATCCAGCATCAACATAACCCACAATGTCATTCATCAAATTGAAAAATCTGTAGCGTGAATCAGGTTGCTTAGGGGTAAGCTGCTTGAGTGCTTGCTTGAGGGCCCACGAAGGGAACCCAAGTGCGACCAAGGGCTGGGCTCTCTGAAGGTCCAAAAGGCAGAATCTCCTCTCGCCAGCCCAGCGCACTCCAGAGACCGACGTATCTCGGCTCAGGACTGGAAAGCTGTTGGGTGATGACGGCCCAGGCTGTGACCTGGTGGGTCTTGACCAGTTCAACGATCTGAAGCCGACGTCGCTCTCTCTCAGCTACTGTGTCTTTGACCACGCGGTAAACTGCCTCTGCATTTGGCCATCCGTTGGCCTTGTTAGTCGCAGCCTCGAGCAGTGCTTTAAGAGTTTCGAATGGAAGATTAAGGAGAATTCGAGAAAGCACTGCATTGAAAGGAGTTCGTTGCTGTGAACCGCCTGAAGCATCCGAAGCTGGCGAGACCTTGCCGTCAGTCAAAGAAAGGTCGCCGAACTGAATACCAGAAATCTGCTGAGAGAGACGccccttgcccttgccaaGATGCACGGATGTGCCTCGAGCAATGGGTGGGGGCGAGAGCTTGCGGGTAGTGGCGTTACTAGTAAGGGCAGTTTGTGGAAGACGAGCATAGCTCGACGGGTCGGTCACTGAAGTGTCAATCTTGAAAGTAGGACTGGTGTTGCTTGCGATAAAAGAGACGATCTCGTTGAGAATAGCTCGAGATCCATCGCCGTACTTGAACACATCATAAGACCCCTCGTCTCGGTGATCCTCCAAGGCGAACTCCAAGGCCTTCTCAACGGTCTGCCAGTTCAGAAGTTGCACAGCAACCTCGCAACCGCGTCGCGTGACCGGATCCCATCGGAGGAGATGGCCGGCTGCAGCATACGAAAGAGCAAATTCGAAGCGGTCAATCAACTGGTTGTAATCAGCTGCAGCCTGCTTCATGCCCTCAGCAGTAGGGTCCAAGAGTGGCCATCCGTAAAGACAGTGAGCGGCCATATAAAACGGGTTGGAGCGAATCCATTTGCTCTTGGTCTCGAGAACGATGGTGGGAAGAGATGGAACATTGGGGTTAGGTCGGGACTGCTTAGCGATGGCGTTTGCGAGCTCGGCACTGCGAGAAAAGAGGACTCGGTGACCCGGAATGCGAACTGGAGGAGTTCTTTCATCCGCGTATCGAAGCTCCAAAACGCAATCAGCAAATTCGGGAGATCCAAACTGTTGCACCAAATGACCAATCAGACCTTCAGCACCATCCATTGTAGACATCATGTGCGGGGGAGGTCCGGCATTCGGCATCATTCGCGGATACTCGGGACCACCAAACATTCTGCCTGGCTGGTTGGGAGACTGAGTCTCCTCTGGAGCAGGTACGCCATTTCGCGCTGGAGCTGAAGAAAACTGGTTGTAGACACTACCATCGTCAGGAGGACCTGATGCCTGTGAATCATGATAGCTGTGTGGGGTTGGGGGGCCAAAATTGTTAGGGAAGGGAGGGAAAGAGTCCATCGGTCCATAAGCCATAGTAGGTCTTCCGTAGTTATCGAAAGTAGTAACCGGAACCTGTTCTGCGCCATACGGCATCATAGGGGGGAAGCCGTTGGCACCAGGGGCCATGTAGGGTCGACCATCAGGACCTGTCATACCGGGAGGAGGGGCAATACCACCAGatggaggagcaggagaggAGCTCGTCGAACCGTGGAAAGCGCCGAAATGGATGCTGCCGTTGCTGTGATGAGGCTGGTGCATAGGCGGACCGTTAGGCAGAGGAGCGCGATGGCCACGCATATCGCCGTTCACGTTTGGTCCCATAGGTCGAGCAGCAGGCTGAAAGGAAGGGGGCATCTGGTATCGGCCCGGTGGGACAGCAGAAGGAGGTCGGCCTTTGTTGGGCTTTGAAGGTGGATGGTTGTCTAAATTCGAGTTATGAGTATTTAGAAGGGCTTGAAAAAAGTAAGGCTGCCTACCAGACAGAGTTTTGATATCGCCCTTGCTTGAAACACCATTGGGCTTCTCGTTCACTCCGGCTGAAACCTTGTCGACTGATCGAGCCTCAACATCGACCCGGTTCTTGGGGGTGGGCTGATCAGAATGGCCTGAGACCATGGGGGTTTTGTGGATGTTCTCGCTATCGTTGATGGTGGTAGGATGTTCAGGACCAGATGCGGCTGCAATGAAAGAAATATGTGTAAGTAAAGGGTCTTGGGGTGCGTCTTGAGAATGGGCACGTCTGAAGCACTTACAGGAAGAAGCCTGGGTGTTGGTCGGGTCAGAAGCGCCgttctttgtttctttgtgAGCGTCTGCCTTTGTTTCGGCCACCTCCTCGGTTTTGGAGGTCGAGGTCGAAGTTCGACTAGCAATTGTGCTTGGAGCCGTAGCCGCAGAATCATCCTTCTTAGCCCCAGCAGACACGTTACCATTTACGTGCTTCACCTTAATGGGTGAGCGCACATCCGGTTCCTGGATCGTGGTGGAGGCAGCAGTCGAAGAAACAGGGACAGCATTGGCacgagcagcagcagaagcgGCCTGACGCTTCACATAAGGCAGTGGGATAGCAGGCATGACAGGCTTGGAGGACTGAGAGAGCTTGCTCCCGCCATTTCGGCGAGTCTTCATATTGCCGTTTTGGGGCGCCATTTCATGGACGAGATCGTTGACGGTTCGGCGGGGAAGGTATCGGCGGGCGATCAGCTAGCCAGCGCCAGGCCTCAACAGAGGATTCGGAGGGAGGGGGGCTCTACGGATCTAGAGGAAGAGGCATGGAGAGCAGACGTCTTCGTTTTAACTAAGAGCCCTTTTGTCGATTCTGGGCTGAAGGGCAAGGTAGTGGCCGTGGATCGGAGGCGAACTGGCGATGCACTAGAAATGAGGGTCCGGTTGCAGCTGTTTGTGCGGAGAGTAAGAGCTCAAGTAGGAGCGGATTTCGATGACGGGTGTGTATCGTAAGGAGGGTGAATTAAGGAATGAAAGGCAACAAACCACAGGGCTTAGAGAGGATAAGGTGCTGTAGCAGGTGATGAATAGGGAGAATTATGCTGTGAGAATTTCACCAACCTGGAAACCcggatgatgatgatgtcgaggagGTGCTTCCAACGGCTTCCAAAGGATGGAGACGAGTCGCAAGGTAACAAAAATTGGGGCTTTCGTCACAATTTTTCTTGTAGGTAGACCAGACCTCAGACCTCCCCGCCATGCCGTAGGTGCCCGCGTTAAGACTTGCGCTAAACTTCAGGGGCCTCGAGTGGGCTAGCGCAGCCAACAATACTCCCGCCCGCCGGATAGTAACCAACAAATAAAGGTTGAGCTTCTGCGGTGAACAGTCATCAGCCGGCTTCCGACATTTAACTCTGATTGTAGCCTTGTTTGAGGGTTACAATAGGCTGGGCTTGTTGTTTGTCTACGGAACTTATGCTAGTTGCCTATCAAAAGCACGGCTGCCTGCTTGTTTCCGCTTGACTTTGCTTGCGTCAACTGATTCTCGCGGACGGATATACACTTAATACAAGGAGCATTGTGGCATGTTGGTCTACCTGTTTGATGTATTAGAGTCTCTATCCGATGAATCACAACCGATGCAGGCGATTGAGCTGATGACAATCAAATTGAAACCCATCAAGTAAACGCTCATTGAATGCCCTGAAACGCCATATCGAGACGCGAGTCCTGATATCTGGCTTGTTAACCTATTGCGCCCGCCAGTCCGCCAGTAATAAAACAAAAGCTAGAATTAGATGAACATGAAGCCCCTCACAAATAGAACTCTCCCCAATCATTCATCTCCGCTAACGAGTCTAGCGACAAGGACGTAGAAGAAGATAGCCGCACCAGCAACAAGAAGTTTGTTGCGATAGATCCACCCTGTGCTGGCATCTCTTTGTTGGTTGACCACATCAACAACGGCTTGTGTTTGATGACCGCTAGTCCCTGAAATACCAAGCTGAGGTCGACAGGATCCGCTGTTATCAGCATCTAATCGTGTACCGGTGACAGGGTCaaccttgttcttggtcatCCACTCCCAATTCTCAGCATCCACCTCTGGCCACTCTGTTCGAAACTTGGCGCCGCCGtcaccagccttgatgtTGCCCTTCTGGACAGGGCCTGTCTTGCTGTGTGTGCCATTACCAGTCGAGTTCCACCAGCGTGATCGAGCGGCGAGGGAGCGTCGTTCGGCGGCAGTGCTGGAAACGGAACCGGTCGTCATCTCTTCGCTTGTCATGAATGAGAGAAGGCCGATTAGGATAGTTGAAACTTCCCATGCGGGGTTAAAAGACTTCGGGTGGAAATCGGAGATGGACAGACATAGTCGCGACGAAGGCTGGAATCGACCGGACGGAGTGTGCATGCGAATGGCGGGAGGAGCAAACGGATAGTTTGGGGGGAACATGAGAGTGCCCCAATACTGACCGCCATGATAAGGAGTGTCTTCAGGACCGGTAATGATGTAGTGCCATCTGAGTTGTGTTAGCAAAGTCGACTCGCGACCGAATGTTGGGCGTGACGT
This genomic interval carries:
- a CDS encoding ubiquitin-conjugating enzyme/RWD-like protein — protein: MASKGATKRLTREYKTISENPPPYIVAHPSESNILEWHYIITGPEDTPYHGGQYWGTLMFPPNYPFAPPAIRMHTPSGRFQPSSRLCLSISDFHPKSFNPAWEVSTILIGLLSFMTSEEMTTGSVSSTAAERRSLAARSRWWNSTGNGTHSKTGPVQKGNIKAGDGGAKFRTEWPEVDAENWEWMTKNKVDPVTGTRLDADNSGSCRPQLGISGTSGHQTQAVVDVVNQQRDASTGWIYRNKLLVAGAAIFFYVLVARLVSGDE